One window of the Entelurus aequoreus isolate RoL-2023_Sb linkage group LG18, RoL_Eaeq_v1.1, whole genome shotgun sequence genome contains the following:
- the rhbdd2 gene encoding rhomboid domain-containing protein 2, with amino-acid sequence MTSHLKTMLQVFRELVPVVTSGTFLIILTSCAVFGSVDYFRLAPGSLSVGSGVFLQGQVHRVLTYPFYHRSLGQLLLSICTMLFLGGGLENGVGTVRFLLACVLMSAVTGLLYAFLDVLRDSQAPTEGLVPTALACVALTTARTKTTKGYLCGVSVPAVVLPWVLVLVTGVLVPHTVPPCSIVAALVGWSHGRGWFSLVDISESGAALVEKSTPFRLLRGVGVVLFVPASAEERRRTLLPQINPPPGSYPVQAYAPVTSATTVAAGSTDTMHEGWRNSPGAVVGPGHLPAGGGHALQESCEHSSHALLQF; translated from the coding sequence atgaCGAGCCATTTAAAGACGATGCTGCAAGTATTCCGGGAGTTGGTTCCGGTGGTGACGAGCGGGACGTTCCTCATCATCCTCACGTCGTGTGCTGTGTTCGGCAGCGTGGACTACTTCCGCTTGGCTCCAGGGAGCCTGAGTGTGGGCTCCGGTGTTTTCCTCCAGGGCCAAGTTCACAGAGTCCTCACCTACCCCTTCTACCACAGGAGCCTCGGCCAGCTGCTCCTCAGCATCTGCACCATGCTGTTCCTGGGTGGCGGTCTGGAGAACGGCGTGGGGACTGTCCGCTTCCTGTTGGCGTGCGTCCTGATGTCCGCCGTCACTGGCTTGCTGTACGCCTTCCTGGATGTGCTGCGGGACAGCCAGGCGCCCACGGAGGGCTTGGTGCCCACGGCCCTGGCCTGCGTGGCCCTCACCACCGCCCGCACTAAAACGACCAAAGGGTACCTTTGTGGGGTCAGCGTCCCCGCCGTGGTCCTCCCATGGGTGCTGGTCCTCGTCACCGGCGTCCTGGTCCCTCACACCGTGCCGCCGTGCAGCATCGTGGCCGCCCTGGTGGGATGGAGCCACGGCAGGGGATGGTTCTCCCTGGTGGACATCTCCGAGTCCGGGGCGGCTCTCGTGGAGAAGAGCACACCTTTCCGCCTGTTGAGGGGCGTCGGCGTGGTTCTGTTTGTGCCGGCTTCCGCGGAGGAGAGGAGGAGAACTCTGCTCCCGCAGATAAACCCGCCGCCGGGCTCCTACCCGGTGCAGGCCTACGCACCTGTGACAAGTGCCACCACCGTGGCTGCTGGGAGCACAGACACCATGCATGAGGGGTGGAGGAACTCCCCCGGTGCGGTGGTCGGTCCAGGACATCTCCCAGCAGGCGGGGGACACGCTTTGCAGGAAAGCTGCGAACACAGCAGTCACGCTCTTCTTCAGTTCTAG
- the chic2 gene encoding cysteine-rich hydrophobic domain-containing protein 2 — MMEDFDEIYEEEEEEEEEEEDEDRAAEEQLLKYAPDPVVVRGCGHVTVFGLSNKFEWEFPSALTGKVAPEEFRASINRVNSCLRKTLPVNVRWLLCGCLCCCCTLGFSLWPVICLSKRTRRSIEKLLEWENCRLYHKLCLHWTLSKRKCESNNMMEYVILIEFLPKIPINRPD; from the exons ATGATGGAGGACTTTGACGAGATCtacgaggaagaggaggaggaggaagaagaggaggaggacgaGGACAGGGCCGCGGAGGAACAACTCCTCAAGTACGCCCCGGACCCTGTGGTAGTGCGAGGCTGCGGACACGTCACCGT GTTTGGCCTCAGTAACAAGTTTGAATGGGAGTTCCCTTCAGCACTCACAGGCAAG GTGGCACCAGAAGAGTTCAGAGCGAGCATCAACCGAGTGAACAGTTGTCTGAGAAAGACGCTGCCGGTGAACGTGAGATGGCTGCTGTGTGGCTGCCTGTGCTGCTGCTGCACGCTGGGCTTCAGTCTCTGGCCTGTCATCTGTCTCAGCAAGAgg ACAAGAAGATCTATAGAGAAGCTTCTGGAGTGGGAGAACTGCAGACTTTACCACAAG TTGTGTTTGCACTGGACACTGAGCAAAAGGAAGTGTGAATCCAACAACATGATGGAATAT